A DNA window from Octopus bimaculoides isolate UCB-OBI-ISO-001 chromosome 12, ASM119413v2, whole genome shotgun sequence contains the following coding sequences:
- the LOC106884476 gene encoding dopamine receptor 1, with the protein MGSYEDSDGYKYVYTLYYNSSAGKLIPVEGEDGKTRYGMVIFQGLLAFWGFLANLILIIALASSKSARRLVITLYILSLTTIQLLMCVVNLPFAVYDDLHKWSLGQRFCEAWVLMDVTLSCISALVIVMMNIDRLMFVLDAKRYVKNMKVIALILMVIFPWLLGISLVIIIWVKGKQIFPDFPGMCVYALHKEYAMVSPFVMYFIPALIILGLTFAILVTVVLHPHHRQPPDGTHMFDEQGQPQLPYPFREHNSLFSVCLVNFFFLAMSFPYNCENAVMAFCETDNCMPPSDRPHIFYLLGISFLGLNPLLWLTYQEVRGAFLRIFENICKR; encoded by the exons ATGGGTTCCTACGAAGACTCCGATGGTTACAAATACGTCTACACGCTCTACTACAACTCATCAGCTGGGAAACTAATTCCTGTTGAGGGTGAAGACGGTAAAACTCGTTATGGAATGGTCATTTTCCAAGGGCTGCTGGCCTTCTGGGGATTTCTTGCCAACTTAATACTCATTATTGCCCTTGCTTCATCGAAAAGTGCGCGCCGATTGGTCATTACCTTGTACATACTCAGCTTGACCACCATCCAGCTTTTGATGTGTGTTGTAAATCTACCATTTGCCGTTTACGATGATCTACACAAATGGAGTTTGGGACAAAG ATTTTGTGAAGCCTGGGTTTTAATGGACGTCACCCTCAGCTGTATTTCTGCTCTGGTCATTGTAATGATGAATATCGATCGTTTGATGTTTGTCCTCGATGCGAAACGTTATGTGAAGAACATGAAGGTCATTGCTCTCATTCTGATGGTCATCTTTCCATGGCTGCTCGGCATTTCATTGGTCATCATTATATGGGTGAAAGGCAAACAGATTTTCCCAGATTTCCCAGGAATGTGCGTCTATGCGCTACACAAAGAATACGCCATGGTTTCGCCCTTTGTCATGTATTTCATCCCCGCCTTAATTATTCTAGGTCTTACCTTCGCCATACTGGTCACCGTGGTTCTCCATCCTCATCACCGACAACCTCCAGACGGAACCCATATGTTTGACGAACAAGGTCAACCACAACTTCCGTATCCGTTCCGTGAACACAACTCgctgttttccgtttgtttggTCAACTTTTTTTTCCTTGCCATGAGTTTCCCCTACAACTGCGAAAATGCTGTCATGGCCTTTTGTGAGACGGATAATTGCATGCCACCTTCAGATCGGCCccatattttctatttgttagGAATATCATTTCTCGGACTAAACCCGCTGCTGTGGTTAACGTACCAGGAGGTCCGTGGTGCTTTTCTccgaatatttgaaaatatatgtaaaagataa